The Limnospira fusiformis SAG 85.79 genomic interval CCAGGTTAATGGTGGGGGGAATTTGGTCATAGGCGATCGCCAATACCGCCGCCACTGCTTCAATACCCCCAGAACCTCCTAACAGGTGTCCCGTCATAGATTTAGTGGAACTCACCGCCACTTTATGGGCGTGTTCACCCAGAGCCGTTTTAATGGCTGCTGTTTCCGTCGGATCATTAGCGGGGGTGCTGGTTCCATGAGCGTTAATATAGCTAATTTGGTCAGGAGTTAATCCCCCATCTTTCATCGCCAAAGCGATCGCCTTAGCCGCGCCGATACCACCCGGAACCGGGGAAGTCATATGATAAGCGTCGCAAGTCATACCATAGCCGACAATTTCGCCATAAATGCGAGCGCCGCGACTCAGGGCATATTCCAGCTCTTCCAAAACCAGTATTCCGGTACCTTCACCCATAACAAAACCATCTCGTCCCACATCAAAAGGACGACAGGCATGGAGAGGGTCATCATTGCGAGTAGACAAGGCTCGTGCTGCCGCAAACCCCGCCACCGACAGGGGAGTGACAGCCGCTTCTGTACCGCCACAGATCATCGCCTGAGCGTATCCTCGTTGAATTAGTCTAAAAGCATCTCCCACCGCATTAGACCCGGCTGCACAGGCTGTTACCGGGCAGCTATTAGGTCCTTTAGCTCCCGTATGTATAGCAGTGAGTCCAGCCGCCATGTTAGCGATCATCATGGGAATCATAAACGGGCTGCATCGGTCTGGGCCACGAGTTAAATAAACTTCCTGCTGATCCTCGAGAACTTTGAGTCCCCCAATGCCTGTACCAATCATGATTCCCACCTGGTCTGCATTCAGGTCATCAATTACTAATTCCGCATCAGCGATCGCCTGTTTACTCGCCGCCACTGCAAATTGAGCAAACCGATCCATGCGTTTGGCTTCTTTGCGCGAAATGTAGTCACAGGGATCAAATCCCTTCACCTCTCCAGCAATGCGACAATCATGGCGTGAAGCATCGAATAAAGTGAT includes:
- the fabF gene encoding beta-ketoacyl-ACP synthase II; the encoded protein is MTDMNRKRVVVTGLGAITPIGNTITEYWEGLLTGRNGIGPITLFDASRHDCRIAGEVKGFDPCDYISRKEAKRMDRFAQFAVAASKQAIADAELVIDDLNADQVGIMIGTGIGGLKVLEDQQEVYLTRGPDRCSPFMIPMMIANMAAGLTAIHTGAKGPNSCPVTACAAGSNAVGDAFRLIQRGYAQAMICGGTEAAVTPLSVAGFAAARALSTRNDDPLHACRPFDVGRDGFVMGEGTGILVLEELEYALSRGARIYGEIVGYGMTCDAYHMTSPVPGGIGAAKAIALAMKDGGLTPDQISYINAHGTSTPANDPTETAAIKTALGEHAHKVAVSSTKSMTGHLLGGSGGIEAVAAVLAIAYDQIPPTINLENPDPECDLDYVPNHSRSQTVEVALSNSFGFGGHNITLAFRKFKDS